One stretch of Bradyrhizobium canariense DNA includes these proteins:
- a CDS encoding thiamine pyrophosphate-requiring protein yields MARYSTAHYFLEGLVDLGIDYIFANLGTDHVSLIEEMARWDKEGRKHPEMILCPHEVVAVHMAGGYALATGRGQAVLVHVDAGTANACMAIQNLFRYRLPVMLFAGRAPHTLHGELTGSRDTYVHFVQDPFDIASIVRPYVKWEYSLPSGVVVKEALARAGAFMHSDPPGPVYMMLPRETLAEEWDDADMPSYPPARYGSVHLGGIEPARAEAIAQTLIAAENPIAITAYLGRNPQAVAALDRLARACGIRVAEFNSIDLNIPQDSPCFAGSDPLPLLENADLGLLLDSDVPFVPQYAKRASAIKWIQIDVDPLKSDFPMWGFATDMRVQGNCAIVLQQVLDAVEARADDAFRRRVAARIASWGDAREAATKRRVAASSNKGVSGALNPAFVFATLSGKLSQDDVVLNEAIRNGPILQEHLARTKPQSYVGLAGGGLGFSGGMALGLKLAKGNRRVVQVIGDGGFHFSSPDSVYAVAQQYQIPILTVVLDNGGWQAVKSAVQRVYPKGVAAETNEFQSRLVSGRQGEKRDFSAIATAFGAHGERVGEPDDLAAAIDRCLAALDDGKAAVLHVQVTRL; encoded by the coding sequence ATGGCCCGCTACAGTACCGCGCATTATTTCCTCGAAGGTCTGGTCGATCTCGGGATCGATTACATCTTCGCCAATCTTGGCACCGACCATGTCTCACTGATTGAGGAGATGGCCCGCTGGGACAAGGAAGGCCGCAAGCATCCGGAAATGATCCTGTGCCCACACGAGGTCGTCGCGGTGCATATGGCCGGCGGCTATGCGCTGGCGACAGGCCGCGGACAGGCGGTGCTGGTGCACGTTGATGCCGGGACCGCGAATGCCTGCATGGCGATCCAGAACTTGTTTCGCTATCGCCTGCCGGTCATGCTGTTTGCCGGACGCGCGCCGCATACGCTGCACGGTGAATTGACGGGGTCGCGCGACACCTATGTGCATTTCGTGCAGGACCCGTTCGACATCGCAAGCATCGTCCGCCCCTACGTCAAATGGGAATATTCGCTTCCCTCCGGCGTCGTGGTGAAGGAGGCACTGGCCCGCGCCGGCGCCTTCATGCACAGCGATCCGCCGGGCCCGGTCTACATGATGCTGCCGCGCGAAACGCTGGCTGAGGAATGGGACGACGCCGATATGCCGTCTTATCCGCCGGCGCGCTATGGCAGCGTGCATCTGGGCGGCATCGAGCCGGCGCGTGCCGAGGCGATCGCGCAAACCTTGATAGCCGCGGAAAACCCGATTGCGATTACGGCCTATCTCGGTCGCAATCCGCAAGCGGTCGCAGCGCTTGATCGTTTGGCACGAGCCTGCGGCATTCGCGTCGCCGAATTCAACTCGATCGACCTCAACATACCCCAGGATTCGCCGTGCTTCGCCGGCTCAGATCCGTTGCCGCTGCTCGAGAATGCCGATCTCGGCCTGCTGCTCGATTCCGACGTGCCGTTCGTTCCGCAATATGCCAAACGCGCCAGCGCCATCAAATGGATCCAGATCGATGTCGATCCGCTGAAATCGGATTTTCCGATGTGGGGATTTGCCACCGACATGCGCGTCCAGGGCAACTGCGCCATTGTGCTGCAACAGGTGCTCGACGCGGTCGAGGCGCGCGCCGACGATGCGTTCCGCCGCCGCGTCGCCGCGCGGATCGCAAGCTGGGGCGATGCGCGTGAGGCCGCCACGAAACGCCGCGTCGCCGCAAGCAGCAATAAAGGCGTATCGGGCGCGCTCAATCCGGCTTTCGTGTTCGCGACCCTGAGCGGGAAACTGTCGCAGGATGACGTCGTCCTCAATGAAGCGATCCGCAACGGGCCGATCCTGCAAGAACACCTCGCGCGCACCAAGCCGCAAAGCTATGTCGGGCTTGCCGGCGGCGGGCTTGGGTTCAGCGGCGGCATGGCGCTGGGATTGAAACTGGCAAAGGGCAACCGCCGTGTCGTGCAGGTGATCGGCGATGGAGGTTTTCATTTTTCCTCGCCCGACAGCGTCTACGCGGTCGCCCAGCAATACCAGATTCCGATCCTGACGGTGGTGCTGGATAATGGCGGCTGGCAGGCGGTGAAATCGGCGGTGCAACGCGTCTATCCCAAGGGCGTTGCCGCCGAAACCAACGAGTTCCAGTCCCGGCTGGTGTCGGGCCGCCAGGGCGAGAAGCGGGACTTTTCCGCGATCGCAACCGCATTCGGCGCGCATGGCGAGCGGGTCGGCGAGCCGGACGATCTTGCGGCCGCGATCGATCGTTGTCTCGCCGCGCTGGATGACGGCAAGGCCGCCGTGCTGCATGTTCAGGTGACGCGACTTTAA
- a CDS encoding Ldh family oxidoreductase codes for MPIIQADRLTRIGAALLKAAGASEEEANAVATGCVNANLAGHDSHGIIAIPTYIDRIKVGHIVPGAKWTIVQESPTTTVIDGHWGFGFHVNAKAMALTIEKAKTANVAACTVFRQSHVGRLAAYPMMAMREGMIGLATADSGRSPKHVAPFGGREARLGTNPISIAVPSDLEAPFYLDMATSAVAAGKIALAATRGEAIPTGWIVDAEGRQTTDPKQFRKGGALLPLGGTEGYKGSGLAAMVEVLCGLLTGLGFGVEPTGRHNDGCFMAVFNVAAFRPLKDFKKEVAEFARYLKSTPPSEGSNGVFYPGEVEYIRERKRKVEGIEIEDATWDKLRALASEYKLATELGLA; via the coding sequence ATGCCGATCATCCAGGCCGACCGCCTTACGCGTATCGGCGCGGCGCTTCTAAAGGCAGCCGGTGCGTCGGAGGAGGAAGCCAACGCCGTGGCCACCGGCTGCGTCAACGCCAACCTCGCCGGCCATGACTCGCATGGGATCATCGCGATTCCGACCTATATCGACCGCATCAAGGTTGGGCACATCGTGCCCGGCGCGAAATGGACGATCGTGCAGGAATCGCCGACCACGACCGTTATCGACGGTCATTGGGGTTTCGGTTTTCATGTCAACGCCAAAGCGATGGCGCTGACCATCGAGAAGGCCAAAACCGCCAACGTCGCCGCCTGCACCGTGTTCCGCCAAAGCCATGTCGGACGTCTCGCCGCGTACCCCATGATGGCGATGCGCGAGGGCATGATCGGCCTTGCCACCGCCGATTCCGGCCGTTCACCTAAACATGTCGCCCCGTTCGGCGGCCGCGAGGCGCGGCTTGGCACCAACCCGATTTCGATCGCGGTGCCGTCGGATCTCGAGGCGCCGTTCTATCTGGATATGGCGACATCTGCGGTGGCGGCCGGAAAGATTGCGCTCGCGGCGACCCGTGGCGAAGCAATCCCGACCGGCTGGATCGTCGATGCCGAAGGACGGCAAACCACCGACCCCAAGCAATTCCGCAAGGGCGGCGCGCTGCTGCCGCTCGGCGGCACTGAAGGTTACAAAGGCAGTGGCCTGGCCGCGATGGTGGAAGTGCTGTGCGGGCTGCTGACGGGCCTGGGCTTCGGGGTCGAACCGACCGGCCGGCATAATGACGGGTGTTTCATGGCGGTGTTCAATGTCGCCGCGTTTCGTCCGCTGAAGGATTTCAAGAAAGAAGTCGCCGAGTTCGCGCGTTATCTCAAGTCGACGCCACCGTCCGAAGGTTCGAACGGCGTGTTCTATCCGGGCGAGGTCGAATATATCCGCGAACGGAAGCGCAAGGTCGAGGGCATCGAGATCGAGGATGCGACCTGGGACAAGCTTCGTGCGCTGGCGAGCGAGTACAAGCTCGCCACCGAACTAGGTCTCGCATAA
- a CDS encoding cupin domain-containing protein yields the protein MKSTRRFWRYLLLPLSFAGMLSISSAAELNPAAVIYKLPDQIPWSPVNAAGAQVAVLVGDPSKPGFYAVYNKWTKGNHFSHPHFHPNDRYIVVLQGTWWVGSGTKFDPEHGTTPMPAGSFVTHFGKQVHWDGAKDEDAVLLIMGEGPATATEVTETK from the coding sequence ATGAAAAGCACCAGACGATTCTGGCGTTACCTTTTGCTACCGCTGTCTTTCGCCGGCATGTTGAGCATCAGTTCCGCAGCCGAACTCAATCCTGCCGCGGTCATCTACAAATTGCCGGACCAGATTCCGTGGAGTCCGGTCAACGCAGCCGGCGCACAAGTCGCTGTTCTGGTGGGCGATCCGAGCAAGCCCGGATTTTATGCCGTCTACAACAAATGGACCAAAGGCAACCATTTCAGCCACCCGCACTTCCATCCCAACGACCGTTATATCGTTGTGTTGCAAGGCACTTGGTGGGTGGGCTCCGGCACGAAATTCGATCCCGAGCACGGCACGACCCCCATGCCTGCCGGCAGTTTTGTCACGCATTTCGGCAAGCAGGTGCATTGGGACGGCGCCAAGGACGAAGACGCCGTCTTGCTGATCATGGGCGAAGGACCTGCAACGGCGACCGAGGTCACAGAAACAAAGTAA
- a CDS encoding fumarylacetoacetate hydrolase family protein, with translation MRWLKFTAAGQTSWGIVEADKVIAVSGDPFGEWKRTAQSYPLKDVKIELPLVPRTFYCVGLNYLKHLKEAADKRGEVPNVPDRPEIGYRAQNALIAHDEDVVIPATATEKIHYEGELVVVIGKKAKHLNETDAMSCVFGYTIGNDVSERTWQKADRGLWRAKNADTFKPMGPWIETDVDLDKMETIVKVNGKETGRFHTNDMIFGIVPFIVELTKYFTLWPGDVIWMGTDGASPDLKAGDVVEIEITGIGTLQNKFIAGKR, from the coding sequence ATGCGTTGGCTTAAATTTACCGCCGCCGGACAGACATCCTGGGGCATCGTCGAGGCTGACAAGGTGATTGCCGTTAGCGGCGATCCTTTCGGCGAATGGAAGCGCACGGCGCAATCCTACCCGCTGAAGGATGTGAAGATCGAGTTGCCGCTGGTGCCGCGGACGTTCTATTGCGTCGGCCTGAACTACCTCAAGCATCTCAAGGAAGCCGCCGACAAGCGCGGCGAAGTGCCGAACGTGCCTGATCGGCCCGAGATCGGCTATCGCGCGCAAAACGCGTTGATCGCGCATGACGAAGATGTCGTGATACCGGCGACCGCGACCGAGAAGATCCACTACGAGGGTGAACTCGTGGTCGTCATCGGCAAGAAGGCAAAACATCTGAACGAAACCGACGCGATGTCCTGCGTGTTCGGCTACACCATCGGCAACGATGTCAGCGAACGCACCTGGCAGAAGGCCGATCGCGGACTCTGGCGGGCCAAGAACGCCGATACGTTCAAACCGATGGGGCCATGGATCGAAACCGATGTCGATCTCGACAAGATGGAAACCATCGTCAAGGTGAACGGCAAGGAGACGGGCCGCTTCCATACCAACGACATGATCTTCGGCATCGTGCCGTTCATCGTGGAACTGACCAAATATTTCACGCTGTGGCCGGGCGACGTGATCTGGATGGGGACCGACGGCGCCTCCCCCGACCTCAAGGCGGGCGATGTGGTCGAGATCGAGATCACGGGCATCGGCACCCTGCAGAACAAATTCATCGCGGGAAAGCGCTAG
- the galE gene encoding UDP-glucose 4-epimerase GalE, with amino-acid sequence MSDRPAILVTGGAGYIGSHCCRALVAAGYHPVVYDNFSTGHPGFVTGSLVSGDLLDRATLAGAFTQHRIVAVMHFAAFSLVGESVVNPQKYYHNNVAGTLSLLDAMRGAGCSRLVFSSTGAVYGNADSKALPETYPCEPINPYGSSKWMIERILADYRGAYGLGSFCLRYFNASGADASGEIGELRENETHLIPRAMMALQGHVRDFAVFGDDYDTPDGTAIRDYIHVTDLAAAHVSALNLLMQGHRGGAFNLGTGSGFSVREILAAIVAETGRKVPHVVKPRRSGDPTYLVADPTAAREMLKFTPAHSDLPTIIRTAWAWHQKAHPLKADEPVPGKAKTSPAA; translated from the coding sequence ATGAGCGATCGCCCGGCTATTCTCGTTACGGGCGGTGCGGGCTACATCGGCTCGCATTGCTGCAGGGCGCTTGTCGCGGCCGGCTATCATCCGGTCGTCTACGACAATTTTTCGACCGGCCATCCTGGCTTCGTGACCGGCTCGCTGGTGTCAGGCGATCTCCTGGACAGAGCGACACTCGCTGGCGCGTTCACGCAGCATCGTATCGTTGCCGTCATGCATTTTGCGGCATTCAGCCTGGTCGGCGAATCCGTCGTAAATCCACAGAAGTATTACCACAACAATGTCGCGGGCACGCTGTCGCTGCTGGACGCGATGCGCGGAGCCGGATGCAGTCGCCTGGTGTTTTCGTCTACCGGCGCGGTCTATGGCAACGCCGACAGCAAGGCGCTGCCAGAGACCTATCCCTGCGAGCCGATCAATCCCTACGGCAGCTCGAAGTGGATGATCGAGCGAATTCTTGCGGACTACCGCGGTGCCTACGGGCTCGGGTCATTCTGCCTGCGCTATTTCAACGCCAGCGGCGCCGACGCCTCTGGCGAGATCGGCGAACTGCGCGAGAATGAAACGCACCTCATTCCCCGGGCGATGATGGCACTGCAAGGTCACGTGCGCGATTTTGCCGTATTCGGCGACGACTATGACACGCCTGACGGCACCGCCATTCGCGATTACATTCACGTCACCGACCTTGCCGCGGCGCATGTCTCCGCGTTGAACCTGTTGATGCAGGGACATCGCGGCGGCGCCTTCAATCTCGGTACCGGCAGCGGCTTTTCGGTCCGCGAGATTCTTGCGGCGATCGTGGCCGAGACCGGCCGCAAGGTGCCGCATGTCGTCAAGCCGCGCCGCTCAGGCGATCCGACCTATCTGGTCGCAGACCCCACCGCGGCGCGCGAGATGCTAAAATTCACGCCTGCGCATTCGGATCTTCCGACCATCATCCGGACCGCATGGGCTTGGCACCAAAAGGCTCACCCGCTGAAGGCGGATGAGCCTGTGCCTGGCAAGGCCAAAACGTCTCCGGCCGCCTGA
- a CDS encoding sensor domain-containing phosphodiesterase: MDTNITRTFAAVSATNEAILYAKSPEELYEQVCNAAFSSGDFLATAVFLLEPGTDMLRFAVGFGEDIKRLRRIDISIVANTPEGSGVCGQAFRDQRLSISNDFLNDSRSLAWRKGACDARVGAAAALPLTCNGCSVGVLLVTMRKSGSLTEQIVSLLERMSANISYALDNFDREAARERLSRMFAALSATNEAIVRAKSREELFNLVCEAAVHGAKFNSASVAIVRPGTDLFHIVASSGVDSSEMRNRKFAITTAIPEGRGLAGAAFRTQQPCFSNDILADERSRPWHAQARRSGIASSAVMPLVCGGRSQGVVIFNSTERGTFTPELIELLRRLSENVSFALGNFDHMDEKARVEEQKEHLTRMFAALSATNEAIMRAKSRSELFELVCEAAANGGKFTSTSIGLVQGDDDFLDIVAASGPTAKKTMNVRLSVKEDCPEGRGISGIAFRTRQPCISNDRLSDPRGSLFHESIRSDGARAVAAFPLFNGGQAVGILLFCAAEKDAFTPASVDLLQRIADNIAFALDNFDRADEKTRADERIEYLASHDSLTGLPNREMFNQLLQAAMLTAQRRRLQFAMLFIDLDRFKVINDSLGHEAGDALLVETAKRLRRDLRQGDIVARLGGDEFVVILEHSAARGEIEQIAGKLLLAVSQPVQLSGHECLATASIGVAMFPDHGADVHTLTKNADMAMYLAKEDGKNNFRFFTHQVKMPSIERLTLENCLRHALERNEFSLHYQPKVDLASRQITGVEALLRWTHPEHGVLPPGQFIPLAEETGLIVPIGRWVLNAACAQNMAWQRRGLRPVSMAVNLSPRQFADENLLHDVDEALAASDMSPVLLQLEVTESMMMRNVSRAIKVLDEIRSRGIRLAIDDFGTGYSSMSLMKQFPIDTLKIDRSFVRDLPDDSEDKAIAQAIIRMGKALEMTIVAEGVETVAQEAFLRAHGCDEMQGFLFSRPLPPEQLADLLRPAPLLASPPLQPTTIDGLKKTSRRRSRLKKAALQAIR; encoded by the coding sequence TTGGATACGAATATTACGCGTACGTTTGCGGCGGTGAGCGCAACCAACGAAGCCATCCTCTATGCGAAATCACCTGAGGAACTGTATGAGCAGGTCTGCAACGCCGCGTTCTCCAGCGGGGACTTTCTGGCGACCGCCGTCTTTTTGCTGGAACCCGGCACCGACATGCTTCGGTTTGCCGTCGGCTTTGGTGAAGATATCAAGCGGCTGCGACGGATCGATATTTCGATCGTAGCCAACACGCCGGAGGGATCAGGGGTCTGCGGGCAGGCCTTTCGTGACCAAAGGCTGAGCATCAGCAATGATTTCCTTAATGACTCGCGTTCGCTGGCCTGGCGTAAGGGGGCCTGCGACGCGCGCGTCGGCGCGGCAGCGGCATTACCCTTGACCTGCAACGGCTGCAGCGTCGGCGTGCTGCTCGTGACCATGCGAAAATCAGGTTCGCTGACCGAGCAGATCGTCTCTCTGCTGGAGCGCATGTCGGCGAATATTTCCTACGCCCTCGACAATTTCGACCGCGAGGCTGCCCGGGAGCGGCTGTCGCGAATGTTCGCCGCGCTGAGTGCGACCAATGAGGCGATCGTGCGGGCCAAGTCGCGAGAGGAACTGTTCAATCTCGTCTGCGAAGCAGCCGTGCATGGCGCAAAGTTCAACTCCGCATCTGTAGCTATCGTACGCCCGGGCACCGATTTGTTTCATATCGTAGCCTCCAGTGGCGTCGATTCAAGCGAGATGCGGAACCGCAAATTCGCGATTACGACCGCGATACCTGAAGGACGCGGATTGGCGGGGGCGGCATTCCGAACGCAGCAGCCATGTTTCAGCAACGATATTTTGGCCGATGAACGAAGCCGGCCTTGGCACGCACAGGCTCGTCGCAGCGGCATCGCATCCTCGGCCGTCATGCCGCTGGTCTGCGGCGGGCGATCGCAGGGTGTGGTCATCTTCAATTCCACCGAGCGGGGCACATTCACGCCGGAGCTGATTGAACTGCTGCGCCGCCTGAGCGAAAATGTCTCGTTTGCGCTTGGCAACTTCGATCACATGGATGAGAAAGCCAGGGTCGAGGAGCAAAAGGAACACCTGACACGAATGTTCGCGGCGCTGAGCGCAACCAATGAAGCGATCATGCGGGCGAAGTCCCGGTCAGAGCTGTTCGAACTGGTCTGCGAGGCCGCGGCGAACGGCGGCAAGTTCACCTCGACGAGCATCGGCCTTGTCCAGGGAGACGATGATTTTCTCGATATCGTCGCTGCGTCAGGCCCGACCGCAAAAAAAACCATGAACGTCAGGCTGTCGGTCAAGGAGGATTGCCCGGAGGGCCGCGGCATCAGCGGAATAGCGTTTCGCACCCGGCAACCCTGCATCAGCAACGACCGTCTGTCGGACCCTCGCGGCTCCCTGTTTCATGAGTCGATCCGAAGTGACGGAGCTCGCGCGGTTGCGGCATTTCCGTTGTTCAACGGCGGCCAGGCAGTCGGCATTCTCTTGTTCTGTGCGGCCGAAAAAGATGCATTTACGCCGGCTTCGGTGGATCTGCTGCAGCGCATCGCCGATAACATCGCCTTCGCCCTCGATAATTTTGATCGTGCGGACGAGAAGACCCGGGCGGACGAACGGATCGAATATCTGGCATCGCATGACAGCCTGACCGGGCTGCCCAATCGCGAGATGTTCAACCAGTTGCTCCAGGCTGCAATGCTAACGGCGCAGCGTCGCCGCCTGCAATTTGCAATGCTGTTCATCGATCTCGATCGATTCAAGGTGATCAACGATTCGCTGGGCCATGAAGCCGGCGACGCCTTGCTGGTGGAAACAGCCAAGCGACTGCGCCGAGATCTGCGCCAGGGCGACATCGTTGCGAGACTGGGGGGCGACGAGTTCGTCGTGATCCTGGAACACTCGGCTGCGCGCGGCGAGATCGAGCAAATTGCAGGCAAGCTCCTGCTGGCGGTCAGCCAGCCCGTTCAGTTGAGCGGCCACGAATGTCTTGCCACCGCCAGCATCGGCGTCGCCATGTTCCCGGATCATGGTGCCGATGTTCACACGCTGACGAAAAATGCCGACATGGCGATGTATCTCGCCAAGGAAGATGGCAAGAACAATTTCCGTTTCTTCACTCACCAGGTGAAGATGCCGTCGATCGAGCGCCTGACGCTGGAAAATTGCCTGCGCCATGCGCTGGAGCGCAACGAGTTCTCGCTGCACTATCAGCCGAAGGTGGATCTGGCGAGCCGCCAGATCACTGGCGTCGAGGCGTTGCTGCGCTGGACTCATCCCGAACATGGCGTTCTGCCGCCCGGCCAGTTCATTCCGCTCGCTGAAGAAACCGGCTTGATCGTTCCGATCGGACGCTGGGTCTTGAACGCGGCGTGTGCACAGAACATGGCCTGGCAACGCCGTGGATTGCGGCCGGTGTCGATGGCGGTGAACCTGTCGCCGCGACAATTCGCCGACGAAAACCTGCTGCACGATGTCGACGAGGCGCTCGCGGCCAGCGACATGTCGCCGGTGCTGCTGCAGCTCGAAGTGACCGAAAGCATGATGATGCGCAACGTCTCGCGCGCGATCAAGGTGCTCGACGAAATCCGGAGCCGCGGCATTCGCCTGGCGATCGATGATTTCGGAACCGGCTATTCTTCGATGTCGCTGATGAAGCAGTTTCCGATCGACACGCTCAAGATCGACCGGTCGTTCGTTCGCGACCTCCCTGACGATTCCGAGGACAAGGCCATCGCCCAGGCCATCATCAGGATGGGCAAGGCGCTGGAAATGACCATCGTCGCCGAAGGGGTCGAAACCGTCGCGCAGGAAGCGTTCCTTCGCGCTCATGGCTGCGATGAAATGCAGGGATTTCTGTTCAGCCGGCCGCTGCCGCCGGAGCAACTGGCCGATCTGCTTCGGCCGGCGCCTCTGCTGGCCTCGCCGCCGTTGCAACCGACGACAATTGACGGCCTCAAGAAAACCTCTAGGCGGCGATCACGGCTTAAAAAGGCCGCGCTGCAGGCGATACGTTAG
- a CDS encoding 3-keto-disaccharide hydrolase: MRRLGVCAAVLMIGGAAFQFSNSASGQSDGGWTTLLDSTKMGDWDEVGKANWTMKDGAVTADKLDGKDLAYLVTKNAYKDFQIRAEFWVSDDANSGIFIRCEQPKSIGGKTCYEVNIYDQRPDPSYGTGAIVDVAKVNPMPKAGGKWNTYEITAQGPHFVVVLNGQKTVDAQDSTHASGAIALQYGSGVVKFRKVQIKPL; the protein is encoded by the coding sequence ATGCGACGCTTAGGGGTATGCGCAGCCGTGTTGATGATCGGAGGCGCCGCTTTCCAGTTTTCGAATTCGGCGTCCGGCCAATCCGACGGCGGATGGACCACGCTGCTCGACAGTACCAAGATGGGCGACTGGGACGAGGTCGGAAAAGCCAATTGGACGATGAAAGACGGCGCGGTCACCGCGGACAAGCTGGATGGCAAGGATCTCGCTTATCTCGTCACCAAGAACGCGTACAAGGATTTCCAGATCAGGGCTGAGTTTTGGGTCAGCGACGATGCCAATAGCGGCATCTTCATCCGCTGCGAGCAGCCGAAAAGCATCGGCGGCAAAACTTGCTATGAGGTCAATATCTACGACCAGAGGCCGGACCCAAGTTACGGCACTGGTGCCATCGTCGATGTTGCCAAGGTCAATCCGATGCCGAAGGCTGGCGGCAAGTGGAACACCTATGAGATCACGGCGCAGGGTCCCCATTTCGTCGTCGTGCTCAACGGTCAAAAGACCGTCGATGCCCAGGACTCAACACACGCCAGCGGCGCGATTGCGCTGCAATACGGCTCGGGCGTGGTGAAATTCCGCAAGGTGCAGATCAAGCCGCTGTAA
- a CDS encoding LLM class flavin-dependent oxidoreductase — MTRQMAMVGFLQAQNCTNLPSSWRHPESRDDSMSADYYQEIARILESGKFHMAFFDDRLAMPDRYGNDHAHTVEYGIRCVKMDPIVVLTTMGMVTEKLGLASTCSTTYYEPFDVARRFATLDLMTNGRAAWNVVTSVNDGEAHNMGREQHLAHDLRYDRADEFMEVVLGHWDSWEDGSLIIDKKSGRFADPTKVKRLDHNGAFFKSRGPFTVPRSQQGHPVIIQAGASGRGQRFAGRWGEVIFTAARNLANARQGYDAIKNEAAKIGRDPDQMFLCNLITPVCAATKAEAEDKMALIHKLPLEIDALSLLAEGLNFDFGAKGIDEPLTTEELQGMQGMLGIRDGVLKTSGKTNPSTRDFITFSGRGQTQDAIVGGPKEMADKLEEMFVNRGCDGFVIAATYVPGSYADFVRHVVPELQRRGLFHKDYTGKTLRENLGLRRPAAGAWKTPPRVAAE, encoded by the coding sequence ATGACACGGCAAATGGCGATGGTCGGCTTCCTGCAGGCGCAGAATTGCACCAACCTGCCCAGCTCGTGGCGGCATCCGGAGTCCCGCGACGATTCGATGTCGGCGGATTATTATCAGGAGATCGCCCGGATTCTGGAATCCGGAAAATTTCACATGGCGTTCTTCGACGATCGCCTGGCGATGCCGGACCGCTACGGCAACGATCACGCCCACACCGTCGAATATGGCATCCGCTGCGTAAAGATGGATCCGATCGTGGTGCTGACCACGATGGGTATGGTCACCGAAAAGCTCGGGCTGGCTTCGACCTGCTCGACCACCTATTACGAGCCGTTCGACGTGGCGCGGCGCTTCGCAACCCTCGATCTCATGACCAACGGCCGCGCGGCCTGGAACGTCGTCACCTCCGTGAACGACGGCGAAGCGCATAATATGGGGCGCGAACAGCATCTCGCGCATGACCTCCGCTACGACCGCGCCGACGAATTCATGGAGGTGGTGCTCGGCCACTGGGATAGCTGGGAAGACGGTTCGCTGATCATCGACAAGAAGAGCGGACGCTTCGCCGATCCGACCAAGGTCAAGCGGCTCGACCACAACGGCGCATTCTTCAAATCGCGCGGGCCGTTCACGGTGCCGCGCTCGCAGCAGGGCCATCCCGTCATTATCCAGGCCGGCGCCAGCGGCCGCGGCCAGCGCTTCGCCGGACGATGGGGCGAAGTCATCTTCACGGCAGCCCGCAATCTCGCCAACGCCAGGCAGGGCTACGACGCCATCAAGAACGAAGCGGCCAAGATCGGGCGCGATCCGGACCAGATGTTCCTCTGCAACCTGATCACGCCGGTCTGCGCGGCCACCAAGGCCGAGGCCGAAGACAAGATGGCGCTGATCCACAAACTGCCGCTGGAAATCGACGCGCTGTCGCTGCTGGCGGAGGGGCTGAATTTCGATTTCGGCGCCAAGGGCATCGACGAGCCACTGACCACGGAAGAGTTGCAGGGGATGCAGGGCATGCTCGGCATCCGCGACGGCGTGTTGAAGACCTCGGGCAAGACCAATCCGAGCACGCGCGATTTCATTACCTTCTCGGGCCGCGGCCAGACCCAGGACGCCATCGTCGGCGGACCAAAGGAAATGGCCGACAAGCTCGAAGAGATGTTCGTCAACCGCGGCTGCGACGGTTTTGTCATCGCGGCGACCTATGTGCCGGGGTCCTACGCCGATTTCGTCCGCCACGTCGTGCCGGAATTGCAGCGGCGCGGCCTGTTCCACAAGGACTACACCGGCAAGACCTTGCGCGAGAATCTTGGCCTGCGGCGTCCCGCCGCCGGCGCATGGAAGACCCCGCCGCGCGTCGCGGCCGAATAA